One stretch of Pseudomonas sp. NC02 DNA includes these proteins:
- a CDS encoding acetyl-CoA C-acetyltransferase has product MTQALIFDAIRTPRGKGKADGALHSVKPVNLVAGLLTALQQRTDLDTRQVDDIVLGCVTPIGDQGADIAKTAALVADWDISVAGVQINRFCASGLEAVNLGAMKVRSGFEDLVVVGGVESMSRVPMGSDGGAWVLDPQTNMHSHFTPQGIGADLIATLEGFTRQDVDAFALHSQQKAARARSDGSFNKSLIAVQDQNGIVLLDHDEFIRADSTLEGLGKLKPSFEMMGQMGFDATALRVYSHVERINHVHTPGNSSGIVDGAALMLIGSEAKGRELGLQPRARIVATAVTSTDPTIMLTGPAPATRKALAKAGLRVEDIDLFEVNEAFASVVLKFIKDMGIDAARVNVNGGSIAMGHPLGATGCAILGTLLDELEVRQQRYGLATLCVGGGMGIATIIERL; this is encoded by the coding sequence ATGACCCAAGCTTTGATCTTTGATGCGATACGCACGCCCCGGGGCAAAGGCAAGGCGGATGGCGCCCTGCACAGCGTCAAGCCGGTGAACCTGGTGGCCGGTTTGCTGACGGCACTGCAACAGCGCACCGACCTCGACACCCGGCAGGTGGATGACATCGTCCTGGGCTGTGTCACACCGATTGGCGACCAGGGCGCCGACATCGCCAAGACCGCCGCCTTGGTGGCGGACTGGGATATCAGCGTCGCCGGTGTGCAGATCAACCGGTTTTGCGCCTCGGGCCTGGAAGCCGTGAACCTCGGCGCGATGAAAGTGCGCTCCGGCTTTGAAGACCTCGTGGTGGTGGGCGGCGTCGAGTCCATGTCCCGAGTGCCCATGGGCAGTGACGGCGGCGCCTGGGTGCTCGACCCGCAAACCAATATGCACAGCCACTTCACCCCGCAAGGCATCGGTGCCGACCTGATCGCCACCCTGGAAGGCTTCACCCGCCAGGACGTCGACGCCTTTGCCCTGCACTCACAGCAGAAAGCGGCGCGGGCCAGATCAGACGGTTCCTTCAACAAGTCGCTGATCGCCGTGCAGGACCAAAATGGCATTGTGCTGCTGGATCATGACGAATTCATCCGTGCCGACTCCACCCTCGAAGGCCTGGGCAAACTCAAGCCCAGCTTCGAAATGATGGGCCAGATGGGCTTCGACGCCACGGCGTTGCGGGTCTACAGCCACGTCGAACGCATCAATCACGTGCACACACCGGGCAACAGTTCCGGGATCGTCGATGGCGCGGCGCTGATGCTGATCGGTTCTGAAGCCAAAGGTCGCGAACTCGGCCTGCAACCCCGGGCGCGGATCGTCGCCACCGCTGTCACCAGTACCGACCCCACCATCATGTTGACCGGCCCGGCACCGGCAACCCGCAAGGCACTGGCCAAGGCGGGTTTGCGGGTTGAAGACATCGACCTGTTCGAGGTCAACGAAGCGTTTGCGTCGGTGGTGCTCAAGTTCATCAAGGACATGGGCATCGACGCCGCCCGGGTCAACGTCAACGGTGGTTCCATCGCCATGGGCCACCCGCTGGGCGCCACGGGCTGCGCGATTCTCGGCACCTTGCTCGATGAGCTGGAGGTGCGCCAGCAGCGTTATGGCCTAGCCACCCTGTGTGTCGGCGGCGGCATGGGTATCGCCACTATCATCGAACGCCTCTGA
- a CDS encoding cytochrome c translates to MKQIIVLLILLLALPAHAAKLTVELDHASKTWETTELLKRRDVQTVQIVDDVSYKRNMTYRAVPLAALLPGITPENHLQAVALDGFAAELTAAPLLSKSGARAWLAVEDPAHPWPPLADGKPSAGPFYLVWTDPQAGHISPEQWPFQISGIKQLKTVAERFPALLPDPKLAANDPVNQGFALFQKNCLACHRLNGAGDAQVGPDLNIPYNPTEYFAGDFLKRYIRDPQSMRHWPQAKMPAFATSVLPDADLDLLVGYLKHMAGRKQP, encoded by the coding sequence TTGAAACAGATCATCGTCCTCCTGATCCTGCTGCTGGCCTTGCCGGCGCACGCCGCGAAATTGACCGTCGAGCTGGATCACGCCAGCAAAACCTGGGAAACCACCGAACTGCTCAAGCGTCGGGATGTGCAGACGGTGCAGATCGTTGATGACGTTTCCTACAAGCGCAACATGACGTATCGCGCAGTGCCGCTGGCAGCACTGTTGCCGGGCATCACGCCGGAAAACCATCTGCAGGCAGTGGCCCTCGACGGCTTTGCCGCGGAACTGACGGCGGCACCGCTGCTATCAAAAAGCGGCGCGCGGGCCTGGCTGGCGGTGGAAGATCCGGCGCATCCGTGGCCGCCACTGGCAGACGGCAAGCCCAGTGCCGGGCCGTTTTACCTGGTGTGGACCGATCCACAGGCCGGGCATATCAGCCCTGAGCAATGGCCGTTTCAGATTTCCGGGATCAAGCAGTTGAAGACGGTGGCGGAGCGCTTCCCGGCGTTGTTGCCGGATCCGAAACTGGCGGCGAATGACCCGGTGAATCAGGGGTTCGCACTGTTCCAGAAGAACTGCCTGGCATGTCATCGCCTGAACGGGGCCGGCGATGCGCAGGTGGGGCCGGACCTGAATATTCCTTACAACCCCACTGAATATTTTGCCGGGGATTTCCTCAAGCGCTACATCCGCGATCCGCAAAGCATGCGGCACTGGCCACAGGCGAAGATGCCGGCGTTTGCCACCAGCGTGCTGCCGGATGCGGACCTGGATCTGCTGGTGGGGTATTTGAAGCATATGGCGGGCAGAAAGCAGCCTTAA
- a CDS encoding transglutaminase family protein yields MRLSISHETTYHYEDQVRASIQYLRLTPHDSERQHVLSWQLDLPRPVRAQLDPFGNILHVLTLDEPHEAIIIGARGQVDIDELREAEHESQSAFPFLRCTRLTEPDEALRSFAEKHCHQRRDRSALIDLMHALNQYMTYSPGSTEVDTCAAKAFAGRAGVCQDHTHAFLACARSLGIPARYVSGYLYSEDCEHLASHAWAEAWLDDAWYSFDVTNQLARPERHLKLAVGLDYLDACPVRGMRRGGGHEQMHAKVFVAPTPVISVQQQ; encoded by the coding sequence ATGAGACTTTCCATCAGCCACGAAACCACCTACCACTACGAAGACCAGGTGCGTGCCAGCATCCAGTACCTGCGGCTCACGCCCCACGACAGCGAGCGCCAGCATGTCCTCAGTTGGCAGTTGGACTTGCCCCGGCCGGTACGGGCGCAACTGGACCCGTTCGGCAACATCCTGCACGTGTTGACCCTGGACGAGCCCCATGAAGCCATCATCATTGGCGCCCGTGGCCAAGTGGATATCGACGAATTGCGCGAGGCCGAACATGAAAGCCAGTCGGCCTTCCCGTTCCTGCGCTGCACCCGGTTGACCGAGCCGGACGAGGCCCTGCGCAGCTTTGCCGAAAAGCATTGCCATCAACGCCGCGACCGCAGCGCATTGATCGACCTGATGCACGCGCTGAACCAGTACATGACCTATTCGCCGGGTTCTACCGAAGTCGACACCTGTGCGGCCAAGGCGTTTGCCGGGCGTGCCGGGGTGTGCCAGGACCACACCCACGCCTTCCTCGCCTGTGCCCGCAGCCTGGGGATTCCGGCGCGTTATGTGTCGGGGTATTTGTACAGCGAAGACTGCGAGCACCTCGCCAGCCATGCCTGGGCTGAAGCGTGGCTGGATGACGCCTGGTACAGTTTTGACGTGACCAATCAACTGGCGCGGCCGGAGCGGCATTTGAAGCTGGCGGTGGGTCTGGATTACCTGGACGCCTGCCCGGTACGAGGCATGCGTCGTGGGGGAGGGCATGAGCAGATGCATGCCAAGGTATTTGTAGCACCGACACCGGTGATTTCGGTGCAGCAGCAGTAG
- a CDS encoding alpha-E domain-containing protein, which yields MLSRTASDLYWMSRYLERAENLARMLDVSYSLSLMPQDGRGDGLHELAMPLLITGTLDDYRERHGELHAERLLHFFALDAANPASIYSCLGAARASAHAVRGRITADMWENINATWLEIRDIAQQGLSRYGMSRFCEWVKERSHLFRGATYGTIMRNDAFRFIRLGTFIERADNTLRLLDARYEMAGDQAEAVTDGTAHAYYQWSALLRALSSFEAYTEIYRDAPGARQVAELLLLRADVPRSLRACSEEIDQILGSLPGINGRPAQRLAAEMDARLRYTAIDEILEEGLHAWLTDFIPLVRELGDAIYSSYLEAA from the coding sequence ATGTTGAGTAGAACTGCCTCGGATTTGTATTGGATGTCACGCTACCTGGAGCGCGCGGAAAACCTCGCGCGGATGCTCGATGTCAGTTATTCGCTGTCGCTGATGCCCCAGGACGGGCGCGGCGATGGCCTGCATGAACTGGCGATGCCGCTGCTGATCACCGGCACCCTCGACGATTACCGCGAGCGCCACGGTGAACTGCACGCCGAACGCCTGCTGCACTTCTTCGCCCTGGATGCTGCCAACCCGGCCAGCATCTACAGCTGCCTCGGCGCTGCACGCGCCAGTGCCCATGCCGTGCGTGGGCGAATCACCGCCGACATGTGGGAAAACATCAACGCCACCTGGCTGGAAATTCGCGACATCGCCCAGCAAGGCCTGAGCCGCTACGGCATGAGCCGGTTCTGCGAGTGGGTCAAGGAACGTTCCCACCTGTTCCGCGGTGCCACCTACGGCACCATCATGCGTAACGACGCCTTTCGTTTTATTCGCCTGGGCACCTTTATCGAGCGCGCCGACAACACCCTGCGCTTGCTCGACGCCCGCTATGAAATGGCCGGCGACCAGGCCGAAGCGGTCACCGATGGTACCGCCCATGCCTACTATCAATGGAGTGCGTTGTTGCGGGCGTTGTCGTCGTTCGAGGCCTACACCGAAATCTACCGTGATGCCCCGGGCGCCCGACAAGTCGCCGAGCTGTTGCTGCTGCGCGCCGACGTGCCGCGGTCGCTGCGGGCCTGCAGTGAAGAGATCGACCAGATCCTTGGCAGCCTGCCCGGCATCAACGGTCGCCCGGCCCAACGCCTGGCAGCGGAAATGGACGCACGCCTGCGCTATACCGCCATCGACGAAATTCTCGAGGAAGGCCTGCACGCTTGGCTGACCGACTTCATCCCGCTCGTGCGCGAGTTGGGCGATGCTATTTACAGTTCATACCTGGAGGCGGCATGA
- a CDS encoding circularly permuted type 2 ATP-grasp protein, with translation MIRTYYDEMYDGAGQVRPHYREFARWLADTPAELLAQRRREADLLFHRAGITFTLYGDEQGTERLIPFDTIPRSIPASEWRIVERGCIQRVKALNMFLADLYHEQRIIKAGIIPAEQVLANEQYQLAMQGLDLHRDIYSHISGVDLVRDGDGTYYVLEDNLRTPSGVSYMLEDRKMMMRLFPELFAAQRIAPIDHYPNLLLDTLKSSSPLDNPSVVVLTPGRFNSAFFEHAFLAREMGVELVEGADLFVRDDRVFMRTTDGPKAVDVIYRRLDDAFLDPLAFNPDSMLGVPGLLAAYRSGNVVLANAIGTGVADDKSVYPFVTEMIRFYLDEEPILKNVPTFQCRNPSELSHVLANLPQLVVKETQGSGGYGMLVGPAASAAEIEAFRARIKAKPHAYIAQPTLCLSTCPTFVENGIAPRHIDLRPFVLQGKETRVVPGGLTRVALREGSLVVNSSQGGGTKDTWVVED, from the coding sequence ATGATCCGCACTTATTATGATGAGATGTACGACGGGGCAGGGCAGGTGCGCCCCCATTACCGCGAATTCGCCCGCTGGTTGGCTGACACGCCGGCCGAACTGCTGGCCCAGCGCCGGCGCGAAGCCGATTTGCTGTTTCACCGGGCCGGTATCACCTTCACCTTGTATGGCGATGAGCAAGGTACCGAGCGCCTGATCCCCTTCGACACGATCCCCCGCAGCATCCCGGCCAGTGAATGGCGGATCGTCGAGCGCGGCTGCATCCAGCGGGTCAAGGCGCTGAACATGTTTCTCGCCGACCTCTACCACGAACAACGCATTATCAAGGCCGGGATCATCCCCGCCGAGCAAGTGCTGGCCAACGAGCAATACCAGTTGGCGATGCAGGGCCTGGACCTGCATCGGGATATCTATTCCCACATCTCAGGTGTCGACCTCGTACGCGATGGCGACGGCACTTACTACGTCCTCGAAGACAATCTGCGCACCCCCAGCGGCGTGAGCTACATGCTCGAAGACCGCAAGATGATGATGCGCCTGTTCCCCGAACTGTTCGCGGCCCAGCGCATCGCGCCCATCGACCACTATCCCAACCTGTTGCTCGACACCCTGAAAAGCTCCAGCCCGCTGGATAATCCCAGTGTGGTGGTGCTGACGCCTGGGCGTTTCAACAGTGCGTTCTTCGAGCATGCATTCCTGGCCCGGGAAATGGGCGTGGAACTGGTGGAAGGCGCCGACCTGTTCGTGCGTGATGACCGCGTGTTCATGCGCACCACCGATGGTCCCAAGGCGGTGGATGTGATCTACCGTCGCCTCGACGACGCGTTCCTCGACCCGCTGGCCTTCAACCCGGACTCCATGCTCGGCGTACCGGGCCTGCTGGCGGCGTATCGCTCGGGCAACGTGGTGTTGGCCAATGCCATCGGCACCGGGGTGGCGGATGACAAGTCGGTGTACCCCTTCGTCACCGAGATGATCCGTTTTTACCTGGATGAAGAACCGATCCTGAAGAATGTTCCGACGTTCCAGTGCCGTAATCCCAGTGAACTGTCCCACGTACTGGCCAACCTTCCGCAACTGGTGGTGAAGGAAACCCAGGGCTCCGGTGGCTATGGCATGTTGGTCGGCCCGGCCGCCTCGGCAGCGGAAATCGAAGCCTTCCGTGCACGCATCAAGGCCAAGCCCCACGCCTACATCGCGCAGCCAACGCTGTGCCTGTCGACGTGCCCGACCTTCGTCGAAAACGGCATCGCCCCACGGCATATCGACCTGCGCCCGTTTGTGCTGCAAGGCAAGGAAACCCGTGTGGTCCCCGGCGGCCTGACTCGTGTGGCGCTGCGGGAAGGCTCGTTGGTGGTCAACTCGTCCCAGGGCGGCGGCACCAAAGACACCTGGGTGGTCGAGGATTGA
- a CDS encoding ribonuclease E inhibitor RraB has product MSTAYQEDISTNVLRRMKEGGFDFSRFHPIEFYAIFPDEERARRAAGRFRGESLNAQVSARDDGAWYLELSKIMFATYDGIGDFEQDFEAVVEPLGGIIEGWGVKQEVRGLPM; this is encoded by the coding sequence ATGAGCACAGCCTATCAAGAAGACATCAGCACCAACGTGTTGCGCCGCATGAAAGAGGGCGGCTTTGACTTCTCGCGTTTCCACCCCATCGAGTTCTACGCCATTTTCCCGGATGAGGAACGTGCGCGGCGGGCTGCGGGTCGGTTTCGTGGGGAATCCCTGAATGCCCAGGTCAGCGCGCGGGATGACGGCGCATGGTACCTGGAATTGAGCAAAATTATGTTCGCCACCTACGACGGCATAGGAGACTTCGAGCAGGACTTTGAGGCGGTGGTCGAGCCTTTGGGCGGGATCATCGAGGGATGGGGCGTGAAACAGGAGGTGCGTGGGTTACCCATGTAG